Proteins encoded within one genomic window of Glycine soja cultivar W05 chromosome 1, ASM419377v2, whole genome shotgun sequence:
- the LOC114400058 gene encoding transcription factor MYB106-like, protein MGRMPCCEKVGLKKGPWTPEEDKKLVAYVEKHDHGNWHSVPAKAGLQRCGKSCRLRWINYLKPDIKRGNFSMEEDRTIIQLHALLGNKWSIITAHLPNRTDNEIKNYWNTNVKKRFIRMSLDPITHKPMKSNTFEAHDEFKDITNIGHVSQWESARLEAEARGSMLQVGSGSLHLPRLILSKIPTQPCPSSNLLSTEHKRVYNMYALVLATNHDLQSSVSTLSVPKLPAVSTNIGQFTDMENLLSYNGDGNVVEISSHIPKVMEGCASNLQDDDIIMAVEAFRTPRNTSIQELFDESASR, encoded by the exons ATGGGAAGGATGCCATGCTGTGAGAAGGTAGGGTTGAAGAAAGGACCATGGACACCCGAAGAAGATAAGAAGCTTGTTGCTTATGTTGAAAAGCACGACCACGGAAACTGGCATTCAGTGCCTGCCAAAGCGG GTCTTCAAAGATGTGGAAAGAGTTGCAGGCTGAGGTGGATCAATTACCTCAAGCCAGATATAAAAAGAGGAAACTTCAGCATGGAGGAAGACCGTACCATTATTCAACTTCATGCTCTTCTTGGAA ACAAATGGTCAATCATAACAGCTCACTTGCCCAATAGAACAGACAATGAGATCAAGAACTACTGGAACACCAATGTCAAGAAAAGATTCATAAGAATGAGCTTAGATCCCATTACTCACAAACCAATGAAATCCAACACGTTTGAGGCCCATGATGAGTTCAAGGACATCACAAATATTGGCCACGTTTCTCAATGGGAGAGTGCTCGACTCGAAGCTGAAGCAAGAGGATCTATGTTGCAAGTGGGGTCTGGATCCTTACATCTCCCTAGGTTAATCTTAAGCAAAATTCCAACTCAACCTTGTCCTTCATCAAATTTGCTATCGACTGAACATAAGCGAGTGTATAACATGTATGCTCTCGTGCTTGCAACGAATCATGACCTTCAATCATCAGTATCTACTTTGAGCGTTCCCAAGCTTCCTGCAGTCTCTACCAATATTGGACAATTCACCGACATGGAAAACTTACTCTCATATAATGGTGATGGTAATGTTGTAGAAATCAGTAGCCATATTCCAAAGGTAATGGAAGGTTGTGCATCAAACTTGCAAGATGACGACATTATCATGGCTGTGGAAGCATTTAGAACGCCAAGAAACACAAGTATTCAAGAATTGTTTGATGAATCCGCTTCCAGATAA